One genomic region from Methanonatronarchaeum thermophilum encodes:
- a CDS encoding sugar phosphate nucleotidyltransferase, producing the protein MKAVVLAGGRGTRLRPLSLERPKPLVPIHGRAILDWIIDSLPGYFDEVLLACNYMKDEINRYYGGRDVGVEVRVVDEPRPLGTGGAIKNMEPYIDGDFVVFNGDILSSIDVDGLVGYHRSKGGVGAIALWGVENPGRYGIVGLDGDGRINRFVEKPSPDEVFSNLINAGIYVFDQEVFGYMERGRKTSVEREVFPRLVDDLYGYRFDGYWVDIGTPSSYIDAHQILDSDRERSNMIRGSVEGSYLYDGVVVEEDVVVENSVLLEGVELKEGSRVCNSVVGSGSIIMDSVVEGSVVGDGCKVSGVCVCDGVRVWNGVDLSRDGFEVM; encoded by the coding sequence ATGAAGGCTGTTGTTCTTGCTGGTGGTAGGGGTACTCGTCTTAGGCCTTTGAGTTTGGAGAGGCCTAAGCCGTTGGTGCCGATTCATGGTAGGGCGATTTTGGATTGGATTATTGATTCGCTTCCTGGTTATTTTGATGAGGTTTTGTTGGCTTGTAATTATATGAAGGATGAGATTAATCGGTATTATGGTGGGCGTGATGTTGGTGTTGAGGTTCGTGTTGTTGATGAGCCTCGGCCTCTTGGTACTGGTGGGGCGATAAAGAATATGGAGCCTTATATTGATGGGGATTTTGTTGTTTTTAATGGTGATATTCTTTCTTCTATCGATGTTGATGGTTTGGTTGGGTATCATCGTTCTAAGGGTGGTGTTGGAGCGATTGCTTTGTGGGGTGTTGAAAATCCAGGTAGGTATGGTATTGTGGGGTTGGATGGTGATGGTCGGATCAATAGGTTTGTGGAGAAACCGTCTCCGGATGAGGTTTTTTCAAATTTGATTAATGCTGGAATCTATGTTTTCGATCAAGAGGTGTTTGGTTATATGGAGCGTGGTAGGAAAACTTCGGTTGAACGTGAGGTTTTTCCAAGGCTTGTTGACGATTTATATGGTTATAGGTTTGATGGGTATTGGGTTGATATCGGTACTCCATCGAGTTATATAGATGCTCATCAAATCTTAGATTCAGATAGAGAACGTTCCAATATGATTAGGGGTAGTGTTGAGGGTTCCTACCTGTATGATGGGGTTGTTGTTGAGGAGGATGTTGTTGTAGAGAACTCGGTTTTGTTGGAGGGTGTTGAACTTAAAGAGGGTAGTAGGGTGTGTAACTCGGTTGTAGGAAGTGGTTCAATCATTATGGATTCTGTTGTTGAGGGTTCTGTTGTTGGTGATGGCTGTAAAGTATCTGGGGTGTGTGTTTGTGATGGTGTTCGGGTTTGGAATGGTGTTGATTTAAGTAGAGATGGTTTTGAGGTGATGTAA
- a CDS encoding ATPase domain-containing protein, which translates to MSDKIYSLGLEDRDRLTEKIGGGIPKGSIMAIEAEYGGGKSVISQRFAYGFCEEGYRVTYLSSELRASSFIEQMDSLNYNVEGHLLDENLLFLHAYMEQRQEGGGKPLSKIMDAKMMWKADVIIIDTFDAILRNDKKFDHLVRESDERQGALEIISFFRDLASAGKTIILTIDPTTLNDEVLSPFRAITDVHLQINMEEIGNDISRTIHVNRFSGMGQQVGDRIGFSVRPDIGVVVESRSVT; encoded by the coding sequence ATGTCTGATAAAATTTATTCTCTCGGGCTTGAGGACCGGGATCGTCTTACGGAGAAGATTGGTGGTGGGATACCGAAGGGCTCGATTATGGCGATTGAAGCAGAGTACGGTGGAGGTAAAAGTGTCATCTCCCAACGGTTTGCATATGGTTTTTGTGAAGAAGGATATAGAGTAACATACCTATCAAGTGAGTTACGTGCATCCAGTTTTATAGAGCAGATGGATTCACTTAACTACAATGTCGAAGGACATCTTTTAGATGAAAACCTTCTTTTCCTACATGCATATATGGAACAGAGACAAGAAGGTGGTGGGAAGCCTTTAAGCAAGATTATGGATGCAAAAATGATGTGGAAAGCCGACGTTATAATAATCGATACCTTTGACGCAATCCTAAGAAACGATAAAAAATTCGACCACCTTGTTAGAGAGAGTGATGAAAGACAAGGCGCACTAGAAATAATCTCATTTTTCCGTGACCTCGCATCAGCCGGAAAAACAATAATACTAACAATAGACCCCACAACCCTAAACGATGAAGTACTCTCACCATTCAGAGCAATAACCGACGTACACCTACAAATAAACATGGAAGAAATAGGAAACGACATAAGCCGAACAATCCACGTAAACAGATTCTCAGGAATGGGCCAACAAGTAGGAGATAGAATCGGATTCAGCGTACGACCAGACATCGGAGTCGTAGTAGAATCCAGAAGCGTAACCTAA
- a CDS encoding FlaD/FlaE family flagellar protein produces the protein MNFNPLKMLLGRGSEDEEDSVEDDEELFEDEGFDDFDDASDDFDDFDEEDGSSQLSEIQSSIEALETEVGGLSSTISVTKDDIESIGNRVDDVEENVKKLLDVYELVTKDINPFTGGGEDLSNRDIENADGFGVFEGSEGEQDFSDDFLDEDDDFLDEEDDVEDLSEEDDDRQVITPDDFDEDVDEDVDDFLEEDVGSDSVFDDEDQGSMEEIDISEEKLKKLEKRIEMLGKKLEAVSNGDDEFGEDGSGEREYYLEEIKRDYYSDIVLMNWTNFLLTMVDTTEFRQILDVYVDLKWISPEVRDYVERFEESISTQPIFEYGVKASKSGTGNSSYSSEKDEFMKTDGGMTVEDHTRSLIFISKLRDDEDALSEKNVDKLKKEIDDILKYNLEI, from the coding sequence ATGAATTTTAATCCATTGAAGATGTTGTTAGGAAGGGGTTCCGAGGACGAAGAGGACTCTGTTGAGGATGATGAGGAGTTGTTTGAAGATGAGGGTTTTGATGATTTTGATGACGCTTCGGATGATTTTGATGATTTTGATGAAGAGGATGGGAGTTCTCAGTTGTCTGAGATTCAGAGTAGTATTGAAGCGTTAGAGACAGAGGTTGGTGGGCTTTCCTCAACGATTTCGGTGACTAAGGATGATATTGAGAGTATTGGTAATCGGGTTGATGATGTTGAGGAGAATGTTAAGAAGTTGCTTGATGTTTATGAGTTGGTTACTAAGGATATAAATCCGTTTACTGGTGGTGGCGAGGATTTGAGTAATCGGGATATTGAGAATGCCGATGGTTTCGGTGTTTTTGAAGGCAGTGAAGGTGAACAGGATTTCAGTGATGATTTCCTGGATGAAGATGACGATTTCCTTGATGAAGAGGATGATGTTGAGGATCTATCTGAAGAGGATGATGATAGGCAGGTTATAACTCCCGATGATTTCGATGAAGATGTGGATGAAGATGTGGATGATTTTCTTGAAGAGGATGTAGGTTCTGATTCTGTTTTTGATGATGAAGATCAAGGTTCTATGGAGGAGATTGATATTTCGGAAGAGAAACTTAAGAAACTTGAGAAGCGTATAGAGATGCTTGGCAAAAAGTTAGAGGCCGTTAGTAACGGTGATGATGAGTTTGGTGAAGATGGTTCTGGTGAACGTGAGTATTATTTGGAGGAGATTAAGCGGGATTATTATTCCGATATTGTGTTGATGAACTGGACTAACTTTTTGTTGACGATGGTTGATACGACTGAGTTCAGGCAGATACTGGATGTTTATGTGGATCTTAAGTGGATTTCTCCTGAGGTCAGGGATTATGTTGAACGGTTTGAAGAAAGTATTTCTACACAACCTATTTTCGAGTACGGTGTTAAGGCAAGTAAGTCTGGTACAGGGAACTCTTCCTATTCATCTGAGAAGGATGAGTTTATGAAGACTGATGGTGGTATGACGGTGGAAGATCATACCAGGTCGTTGATATTCATATCTAAGTTGAGAGATGATGAGGACGCTCTTTCAGAGAAAAATGTTGATAAGCTTAAGAAGGAGATAGACGACATACTTAAATATAACCTTGAAATCTAA
- the glmM gene encoding phosphoglucosamine mutase, which produces MFGTNGVRGIANEEITPEFAVEIARSLASYVEGAITVGRDTRISGDMLRRAVVSGLQSSGADVIDLGVVPSPCQQYYTNTSNAVSGIIITASHNPPQYNGLKLIDGEGVEYPADRLDEIESIYQKKDFRYAGWDKPGRYRKTDCIRQYIDAIVGLVDRDLIAGWNPKVVVDPGNGAGHNVTPYLLKELGCEVITINGHPDGTFPGRDPEPVPENIQDLSKTVKAIDADLGIAHDGDADRATFVTEDGTPLLGDVTLALLFKDMLRKRDGDTVVTPVSSGNKVAETVWNHGGNIVWTEVGSTAVARKMIELGSSCVCGGEENGGVIHPDFQYCRDGALTTTRIIELIAQEQTTLGKLTEQLPNYHNIKTKIKVNNKTQTMQKVINKLSNEGTEQTTIDGIKIFYEDSWLLIRPSGTEPVIRIFTEAKTKQKAKKLSKHGLKTIKEAKK; this is translated from the coding sequence ATTTTTGGTACAAATGGAGTTAGAGGTATAGCTAACGAGGAGATAACGCCTGAGTTTGCTGTTGAGATAGCGAGGTCACTTGCTTCATACGTGGAGGGAGCTATAACGGTTGGCCGGGACACACGTATCTCTGGAGATATGTTGCGTAGAGCCGTGGTGTCGGGGTTGCAGTCCTCGGGTGCAGACGTAATAGATTTAGGCGTTGTTCCCTCACCATGCCAACAATACTACACCAATACTTCGAACGCGGTTTCAGGGATCATAATAACCGCTAGCCACAACCCACCACAGTACAATGGATTGAAACTAATCGATGGTGAGGGAGTTGAGTATCCAGCAGACCGTTTAGATGAAATCGAATCTATATATCAAAAAAAGGATTTTAGGTATGCAGGTTGGGACAAACCAGGTAGGTACCGAAAAACAGACTGCATTAGGCAGTATATCGATGCGATTGTTGGTTTGGTTGACAGGGATTTAATTGCGGGTTGGAATCCAAAGGTAGTTGTTGACCCTGGAAATGGTGCCGGCCACAACGTAACTCCATACCTACTTAAGGAGCTTGGTTGTGAAGTTATCACGATCAACGGCCATCCAGACGGTACTTTCCCTGGACGGGATCCTGAACCGGTTCCAGAAAACATACAAGACCTATCTAAAACGGTTAAAGCGATAGATGCCGACCTCGGTATAGCTCACGATGGAGACGCAGATCGAGCCACATTTGTAACCGAAGATGGAACACCATTACTAGGAGACGTAACACTCGCATTACTATTCAAAGATATGTTAAGAAAAAGGGATGGGGACACGGTTGTAACACCGGTTAGCTCTGGAAACAAGGTTGCTGAAACCGTTTGGAACCATGGAGGCAATATAGTTTGGACCGAAGTCGGTAGCACCGCAGTCGCCCGTAAAATGATCGAATTAGGAAGTAGTTGTGTATGTGGTGGAGAAGAAAACGGAGGTGTAATCCACCCCGACTTCCAATACTGTCGAGACGGAGCCCTAACCACAACCAGAATCATCGAACTAATAGCACAGGAACAAACAACACTCGGAAAACTCACAGAACAACTACCAAACTACCACAACATAAAAACCAAAATCAAGGTCAACAACAAAACCCAGACAATGCAGAAAGTCATAAATAAACTAAGTAACGAAGGAACCGAACAAACAACAATAGACGGAATAAAAATATTCTACGAAGACAGCTGGCTATTAATACGGCCCAGCGGCACAGAACCCGTAATAAGAATTTTCACAGAAGCAAAAACAAAACAAAAAGCCAAAAAACTATCAAAACACGGATTAAAAACCATAAAAGAGGCAAAAAAATGA
- a CDS encoding NAD-dependent epimerase/dehydratase family protein produces the protein MNILITGHAGFIGTHLTKKLINNGHNVRGLDNYSASKKLNLKQLKEIKGDIKNQKTVEKAAEGCDIIFHLAAQSSVPKSTKNIDEDFQTNTKGTLNILKTAIKKDIEIINTSTSTVYGPTNKTPTPENEPLKPISPYGASKASAEMYCNALHNTHNLNIKTLRLYNVYGPKNKKGVMWDFFNKLTKNPNKLKILGTGKQEKDYIYIKDTIDAFIKTWKNGEPGETYNVGTGKTLTVNQIAKKITDLMNINPKYTYTGGKSWKGDIEKTQADTTKLRQIGWKPQTTANQGIKKTYNWYQKTQNTSQTN, from the coding sequence ATGAACATACTGATAACAGGGCACGCAGGATTCATCGGAACACACCTAACCAAAAAACTAATCAACAACGGCCACAACGTACGGGGACTCGACAACTACAGCGCAAGCAAAAAACTAAACCTAAAACAACTAAAAGAAATCAAAGGAGACATAAAAAACCAAAAAACAGTCGAAAAAGCAGCTGAAGGCTGTGACATCATATTTCATTTAGCAGCACAAAGCTCCGTACCAAAATCCACCAAAAACATAGATGAAGACTTCCAGACAAACACCAAAGGAACACTCAACATACTAAAAACAGCCATCAAAAAAGACATAGAAATAATCAACACCAGCACATCAACCGTCTATGGACCAACCAACAAAACACCAACACCAGAAAACGAACCACTAAAACCAATATCACCCTATGGAGCATCAAAAGCATCAGCAGAAATGTACTGCAACGCACTACACAACACACACAACCTAAACATAAAAACACTCAGACTATACAACGTCTACGGCCCAAAAAACAAAAAAGGAGTAATGTGGGACTTCTTCAACAAACTAACCAAAAACCCAAACAAACTCAAAATACTAGGAACAGGAAAACAAGAAAAAGACTACATATACATAAAAGACACCATAGACGCATTCATCAAAACATGGAAAAACGGAGAACCAGGAGAAACCTACAACGTAGGAACCGGCAAAACACTAACAGTAAACCAGATAGCCAAAAAAATAACAGACCTAATGAACATCAACCCAAAATACACCTACACCGGTGGAAAAAGCTGGAAAGGCGACATAGAAAAAACACAAGCAGACACAACAAAACTAAGACAAATAGGCTGGAAACCACAAACCACAGCAAACCAAGGAATCAAAAAAACATACAACTGGTACCAAAAAACACAAAACACCAGCCAAACCAACTAA
- a CDS encoding glycosyltransferase family 2 protein codes for MKITVVIPTLNEEKGIKKTLKKLQQLKNEYDVEYLVIDGGSTDQTQKNAKKLGAKVITEKRKGYGRAYKTGFQHATGDIIITMDGDNSYPAENINKHLKTFLQNEVDFMTTNRFAKLGENAMSTKHKIGNWILTTTTNLLFNTNLKDSQSGMWIFKKEILNKIQLTSNGMPFSEEIKIETTKHPEIKTTEIPIKYQKRTGEVVISSWKDGLKNLLFIPKKRLQKTKTKTKTPKKQNKTKAKRK; via the coding sequence ATGAAAATCACCGTCGTAATACCAACATTAAACGAAGAAAAAGGAATCAAAAAAACACTAAAAAAACTACAACAACTAAAAAACGAATATGACGTCGAATACCTAGTTATCGACGGAGGCAGCACCGACCAAACACAAAAAAACGCCAAAAAACTAGGCGCCAAAGTAATAACCGAAAAACGCAAAGGCTACGGCCGAGCATACAAAACCGGATTCCAACACGCCACCGGAGACATAATAATAACAATGGACGGAGACAACTCCTACCCCGCAGAAAACATAAACAAACACCTAAAAACCTTCCTACAAAACGAAGTTGATTTCATGACAACCAACCGGTTCGCAAAACTCGGAGAAAACGCAATGTCAACCAAACACAAAATCGGAAACTGGATACTAACAACCACAACAAACCTACTATTCAACACAAACCTAAAAGACTCACAATCAGGAATGTGGATATTCAAAAAAGAAATACTAAACAAAATACAGCTAACAAGCAACGGAATGCCATTCTCAGAAGAAATAAAAATAGAAACAACAAAACACCCAGAAATCAAAACCACCGAAATACCAATCAAATACCAAAAAAGAACCGGAGAAGTCGTAATAAGCAGCTGGAAAGACGGCCTCAAAAACCTACTCTTCATACCAAAAAAACGACTCCAAAAAACCAAAACCAAAACAAAAACCCCAAAAAAACAAAACAAAACCAAAGCCAAGAGAAAATGA
- a CDS encoding archaellin/type IV pilin N-terminal domain-containing protein — protein MKNKIKNFFQAEEGQVGIGTLIVFIAMVLVAAIAAAVLINTAGYLQEQATRTGEESTSAVSDGLEIYDTWGSVTDDNYVDEVNLLVNLRPGSDNIDLNSTTISYIDDHVSTQLTPHNIITDNEDVPEWTDKENTFNITSIYDPSNSVDEEMVITDQQDRVQLTLDTSELNGADGLSTGDTAEVTINPGQGTETVTTLIVPSTLTGLDVVPL, from the coding sequence ATGAAAAATAAGATAAAGAATTTCTTCCAGGCAGAAGAAGGTCAGGTCGGAATCGGTACACTGATCGTCTTCATAGCCATGGTACTAGTAGCCGCAATAGCAGCTGCAGTACTAATCAACACAGCAGGATACCTACAAGAACAAGCAACAAGAACAGGAGAAGAATCAACATCAGCAGTTTCCGATGGACTAGAAATATACGATACATGGGGTAGCGTAACTGATGACAATTATGTCGATGAAGTTAATCTGCTTGTTAATCTTAGGCCAGGAAGCGATAACATTGACTTAAATTCTACAACGATAAGCTACATAGATGACCATGTTTCAACACAATTAACCCCACATAACATCATTACTGATAATGAAGATGTTCCTGAGTGGACAGATAAAGAAAATACTTTCAATATAACGAGCATTTATGATCCAAGTAACTCAGTTGACGAAGAAATGGTTATAACAGATCAACAGGATAGAGTTCAATTAACGCTAGACACTAGCGAACTTAATGGTGCAGACGGTCTTTCTACTGGTGATACTGCTGAAGTAACTATAAATCCTGGTCAGGGAACTGAGACAGTGACAACGCTTATTGTGCCAAGCACTTTGACTGGACTTGATGTTGTACCGCTGTAA
- a CDS encoding glycosyltransferase family 4 protein: MKIAYITDVMYPWVIGGAEKRTWEIASRLTDKHDIHIITMKWWDGPKTKTKNDVTLHGICKPKKLYTNNRRSIKQALYFATHLLKIDTNYDIIDINQFPYFPALTTYLKTRLKNTKTVITWHEVWNEYWLEYLGWPGHIGKTIEKITTKTPNQIIAVSKTTQNKLKQHGVNSTYIPNGININQINKIKPNKKGYDALYVGRLIEHKNIDTLIKAVDNTNITLGIIGTGPQQQKLKKQTQKTNAEIEFLGNIEYKKLISIMKASKTHILPSSREGFGITVIEAMASGTPTITVNEPNNAAKHLITPKTGTITQLNPKKLQQTIKKTIQNPPNPKQTKKQAQKYSWKNITKKTNKLYKTTKNK, translated from the coding sequence ATGAAGATCGCATACATAACCGACGTAATGTACCCCTGGGTAATAGGAGGTGCAGAAAAACGAACATGGGAAATAGCCAGCCGATTAACAGACAAACACGACATCCATATAATAACGATGAAGTGGTGGGACGGCCCCAAAACCAAAACAAAAAACGATGTAACACTCCATGGAATCTGTAAACCTAAAAAACTCTACACAAACAACCGTAGATCAATAAAACAAGCCCTCTACTTCGCAACACACCTCCTAAAAATCGATACAAACTACGACATAATAGACATAAACCAGTTCCCATACTTCCCAGCACTAACCACATACCTAAAAACCAGACTAAAAAACACAAAAACAGTGATCACATGGCACGAAGTCTGGAACGAATACTGGCTAGAATACCTAGGATGGCCAGGACACATCGGAAAAACAATAGAAAAAATAACAACAAAAACACCAAACCAAATCATAGCAGTATCAAAAACAACACAAAACAAACTAAAACAACACGGAGTAAACAGCACATACATACCCAACGGAATAAACATCAACCAAATCAACAAAATAAAACCAAACAAAAAAGGCTACGACGCCCTATACGTCGGCCGACTAATAGAACACAAAAACATAGACACACTAATAAAAGCAGTAGACAACACAAACATAACACTCGGCATCATCGGAACCGGCCCACAACAACAAAAACTCAAAAAACAAACACAAAAAACAAACGCAGAAATCGAATTCCTCGGAAATATCGAATACAAAAAACTAATAAGCATAATGAAAGCATCAAAAACACACATACTACCATCATCAAGAGAAGGATTCGGAATAACAGTAATAGAAGCAATGGCCTCCGGAACACCAACAATAACAGTAAACGAACCAAACAACGCAGCAAAACACCTAATAACACCAAAAACAGGAACCATAACACAACTAAACCCAAAAAAACTACAACAAACAATCAAAAAAACAATCCAAAACCCACCAAACCCAAAACAAACCAAAAAACAAGCACAAAAATACAGCTGGAAAAACATCACAAAAAAAACAAACAAACTATACAAAACAACCAAAAACAAATGA